From the genome of Brienomyrus brachyistius isolate T26 unplaced genomic scaffold, BBRACH_0.4 scaffold60, whole genome shotgun sequence:
CACCAATAATGAAAGACATAGTATGAAAAGTCCCGAGAAGAGTATGTACCATTTCATGGGTGTCTGGCAGTTCCACAACAGAGATTACTCCATCAGTAACTGCAAGACAATGTGGATTACAGGCAATTCATCAACAGAGACCTGCACATTTTGAATATAACTTGTACAACAGTGGGCAGTCTTTCAAATATCACAGTCTTTCAACAGTATGTACAGGAAGTAATGGCATCTATCAAATTATACTCATCTATAACTGTTAAATACATTACAATCGGTTCGATTATGATGGGTTTGATGATGAGTTTCATGGATTGCCATCACTGAGCCAACACTGGACAAATGCACATACATCATTCATATGAATTACTTACTTCTTCTGTATGAACTTCTGTCCTGGGGCATGGCTGTATCGGAGGAACTTCCTCCAAGGATGCCATCAGCCATGGGCCGGCCAGTGTTTTGGCTGAGAGCCATCTCTTCAGCCTCTGTGAGAGGTGTTGGTGGTGGACCCCCACCAGTTTTTCGGGCCTCTGCCTTTTTCCTATTGGCTAATATGTAGGTAAAATGTGACCATATGCACCCAAGCCCACATTTAGAACTTTGTAAAAAGATTTAAACAATATTACATGCTGCCAGATGAGACTGTAGCTTTTGTGTCTTATAGACGAGCAAAACCTCCCAATCGTCCAGTGCCTACCTGTTTGTACTATATTTTTATACTTCATCTTTATTTGCTGCCAAGTGCGCTTTATGCCGGTTGGGTTACACCTGTGATAACGAAATTAAATTAGAGAGAATATAGAAAAACTAgtaatatttcttaaatataCATCAATCAACATCGTTCTTATCAATACTTACGCATTCACTCGGTCAGCTATTTTCTGCCACGCTTGTTCCCGTTCTTTCGCAGCAACAATCGTGTTTCCTTTTTTTGATATGGCATGCTCGTATTCAGCATACGCCATCATTAATAATTCAAGCTCCACTGGGGTGAAATTGGAAGCGCGAGATTTGTTTCCCTGTGTTGTCATGGTGAATCATTTTCTCTGGATGCCATTGATAGAGCCTTTTTATGTGCTCGTGCACGCGTGACAATCAGGGTTAATTGAACTCAGAGTTTTATAAACTAATAGTTATCACCTGTTCTGAAACCAAAAACTCAGAGGTTGACATCTCAGAGTTAATCAACTCAGAGTTCAAGTTTTAACCCAGAGTTTGCAAAACCTGCTTCGTGAAACAGCCCCCAGctcatctttctgcatattcagactaacagactgttaagtccatcgtggcccatagtagcccttagccacgtctttagtctgcgcaatgcactgaagctcctctcagcttcacatgaggacactggaaccaccaacaaaattctgacaaggacctcaatctggttaaacaagcctgaagggccagtgctttggacaggatcttagtccgtattcaataagcctttaggtgaaaggaggtgtaagaatgaggatctttcccctttttaagcatgagaaatattagcttgggcaagaggttcaggttgttgaacatgtccaataggagagaggacaactggggccataactttttatagaactctgaaggaaagccatcgggtctgggacattaaccactttgcgaagcagccgccatggtggtcagttcagttacagtgagagtgatagtgacatctaaatcattcacagccacacattcctatgaaggaatggctaaatccctaaagaaactattgaactctagacaacaagtgagaggagaaaagcttgaatgcattattcatttctagaggatttgctcgtaataatgagaccttgtttgcatcagtagttcagcagtatgttgagacactagaaattcatattctgcttgtatcgttagatgctccttataaacatcagcagatggggagaaacatatcaattgtcaagatctgcttcacgctgtgttaaatatgccatcttctccttccacagctctctatcattgcttacatatcagataatctgcccactagtatcggtctgcaaggtttccagcgatatggaaacaaatacatctggagatttatttaaagaaagaaaattggcaatttgttgtgaaataaaatcaacaacgaaagcaactgagtgttgaaccgtcaaggacaccatgttctaacaaaattttcgaggagactggagcatgatctgagaaagctattttatcatagctactcagatattgagcaagaagtctcttatcaactgctcttatcgacaatagataaactatagtgagatgttggatatttaagttatttaatttgtatgttgatattttttgcagtctgattgaaagataattcattgcagctctgaagataa
Proteins encoded in this window:
- the LOC125725074 gene encoding uncharacterized protein LOC125725074 isoform X1, yielding MTTQGNKSRASNFTPVELELLMMAYAEYEHAISKKGNTIVAAKEREQAWQKIADRVNACNPTGIKRTWQQIKMKYKNIVQTANRKKAEARKTGGGPPPTPLTEAEEMALSQNTGRPMADGILGGSSSDTAMPQDRSSYRRITDGVISVVELPDTHEMSNAENLQGEPTASTATAQPTSLPVKQLYKIYLEKQIDKSDLEMEHIKQKMQKTLIDIQILEHHLKEIKKSA
- the LOC125725074 gene encoding uncharacterized protein LOC125725074 isoform X2; this encodes MTTQGNKSRASNFTPVELELLMMAYAEYEHAISKKGNTIVAAKEREQAWQKIADRVNACNPTGIKRTWQQIKMKYKNIVQTANRKKAEARKTGGGPPPTPLTEAEEMALSQNTGRPMADGILGGSSSDTAMPQDRSSYRRITDGVISVVELPDTHEMSNAENLQGEPTASTATAQPTSEIKKSA
- the LOC125725074 gene encoding uncharacterized protein LOC125725074 isoform X3; the protein is MTTQGNKSRASNFTPVELELLMMAYAEYEHAISKKGNTIVAAKEREQAWQKIADRVNACNPTGIKRTWQQIKMKYKNIVQTANRKKAEARKTGGGPPPTPLTEAEEMALSQNTGRPMADGILGGSSSDTAMPQDRSSYRRKQCRESPG